The genomic segment TGTATTTAATTTTGTCAGTTTCTTGTTTGACTTGATCAATTGATCTATTTGAAGAATCGGTGTCTGTCTTTGTTTCTGGCAATAATGAATCATAAGAAATGCTTGCCCCTTTAACCATCTAATTAAGATCAGAGATATCACAGTTTTCCGATGCATGAGTATTGTATTTATGCCTTGTTAGTCACAGTGACGCTTACGAGTTTTCAAGAACAAAATTCTGGTTCGTgcacgagtttttttttttttagcatatATCTGTTTTTTCCACTTTTGGCAGTTGTAAGGAAACCTGGGAAAAGTTTTTAATAGCTCAGATGAAAGTGTTGCTGATTCTGTACTGTGACTATAATAGTGTCCTCGTTTTTCCCCACCAGGCAATAATAAATGTTtggagaaatatttttttggctTAAAAACCAATACAATATCGATGATCTGATATGCATTTCgcttccattttttttaatcaagatCCGAAGGGGACTTGTGACATTCATCATCTACCGAGATGGAAGAGGTAGCAAATGTAACCGAATATCAAGCTATTGCCAAGGAGAAGTTGCCGAAAATGGTGTACGACTATTATGCATCAGGTGCCGAGGACCAGTGGACTCTGGCTGAGAACAGAAATGCCTTCTCGAGAATTCTGTATGTTTCTTCGTATCATCTATCTAAGGGCCCCATACCAGGGTGACTTTTGAGTTTTTTACTTCTTTCCTTCTTttttatttgcttttaatgaaatggtGAGACACCATTAACCTAAATACAGGTTTCGGCCCCGGATTCTCATTGATGTAACCAAGATTGACATGAGTACCACTGTTTTGGGCTTCAAGATTTCAATGCCCATAATGATTGCCCCAACTGCTATGCAAAAAATGGCTCACCCCGAAGGTAAGCATTGTGTACTGGAATTTATCATCAATGCTGATTAAAGTAATTTCTTGCATTTAATGGACAATTCATTGTGGAAAGTACTTGGAGATATGTGATTTGAAGATGATTTATTAAGATAATTCATAATTGTGTGAGTTGAAGTTGATGTTTATGTCCAAGATTTACTATTTGACCTTTAACTTATTCATGAAAGAGGTGTTTCTTGGGACATGGTATATATTGGCCAAGTTGATGCTCAGGTGATTTTAATTTACGGAGTCCTTATGATCACATGTTTGTTTCAATCTTGGCCAATTTGCGGCTCGGCTGATTTTACTTTTCTGCATCCTGATTATCACAAGCTTGTTGGCACTTACATGGATCAGATGCTAGCTCGACCACATTTTCCATGTCTGTACATTCATTTAGCCGTGAATGGTGCTGATATCATGGTTATCCATTATGCAGGAGAGTATGCAACCGCTAGAGCCGCATCATCAGCTGGAACAATCATGGTTTGGTCTCTCTCGTATCAAGTTCTATTGAAATTTTCTACCACTGTTTTCTGCACAGCGGGACACGAAATATTATGTTCAAACAGGATTTTAACTAGAGAAACATTCTTTGGAACCCCAGACATGGTGAATTTTTTAATGGAAAACATGATACAAATTGGGTTAAATAGCATGAAAACACTACGGTTATGCAgctcttttcttttaaaaaaaagtcataTTCTGTCGGAAAACTTGGGAAGCTATCCCTGATAATACCATGTAATAGTACTTTGAACAGTTCTCAAAGATACATGTTTCCCATTGCACAccaatttttcatttatttaccAATAAGAAAATATATGATGGTGAACTTATGAATCTTGATTTCTATTTCAGACATTGTCTTCATGGGCCACTTCCAGTGTTGAAGAAGTTGCTTCAACCGGACCTGGCTTAAGATTCTTTCAGCTCTATGTAAGTCTGAATTTGCAATTCAAGATTTTCCAAATTCGCTTTCCATATGAGTTAAAACATACTACTTTTGGTTTTAGGTCTATAAGGACAGGAACGTTGTGGCTCAACTGATGCGAAGAGCAGAAAGGGCAGGCTTTAAGGCCATAGCACTTACGGTGGATACCCCAAGATTGGGACGCAGGGAAGCTGATATTAAGAACAGGTTGGAGCTCTAACTTAAACATCATAATAAACAGAAGCATAAGGCTATGAGCTTTGGTATCTAAAAAGAATCTTGATTTTTCTGTGTTTTACAGGTTTACTTTGCCACCTTTTCTGACATTGAAGAATTTCGAAGGTTTGGATCTAGGGAAGATGGACAAAGTAAGTGGCACAACAGCATTGTTTAGCCGAATGCTTTATTGATGAGTTTTAAATGTCGACTTCAACTCTCATTCTGTGGTGTAGGCTGATGACTCTGGTTTAGCTTCATACGTTGCTGGCCAAATTGATCGTTCTTTGAGCTGGAAGGTAAATTATATTCCCATGGACCCTTGTGCTAAAATCCTGGTGGGTGCATGGGCCGAGTTATAGTCAAGAGCTCGAAACATGGCATTTGAATAAGTAGTTTTCCTGTTAGTAACGGTTCTAGTTTTTAGCACACTTACAGGGCTTGGTTTTGCATTGTTCAACTTCAAGCAAGCACAGATAATACTAATAGAATTGCTTCCCTTTGAATATTGACAGGACGTGAAGTGGCTGCAAACCATTACCTCATTGCCTATCCTGGTTAAGGGTGTACTCACTGCTGAGGACGGTAAGAAGCTACAAATTTTGATCTTTCTCTTCATCTAATACTCGTGAAAACAAGTTTCCTAACCCTCAATTCACAGCAAGTATCGC from the Primulina huaijiensis isolate GDHJ02 unplaced genomic scaffold, ASM1229523v2 scaffold25037, whole genome shotgun sequence genome contains:
- the LOC140967384 gene encoding glycolate oxidase-like; the encoded protein is MEEVANVTEYQAIAKEKLPKMVYDYYASGAEDQWTLAENRNAFSRILFRPRILIDVTKIDMSTTVLGFKISMPIMIAPTAMQKMAHPEGEYATARAASSAGTIMTLSSWATSSVEEVASTGPGLRFFQLYVYKDRNVVAQLMRRAERAGFKAIALTVDTPRLGRREADIKNRFTLPPFLTLKNFEGLDLGKMDKADDSGLASYVAGQIDRSLSWKDVKWLQTITSLPILVKGVLTAEDASIAIQNGAAGIIVSNHGARQLDYVPSTIMALEEVVKAAQGRVPVFLDGGVRRGTDVFKALALGASGIFIGRPVVFALASDGEAGVRKVLQMLRDEFELTMALSGCRSLSEITRNHIVTEWDSPRALLAPRL